A region of the Desulfurispora thermophila DSM 16022 genome:
TGGATGTAGCGGCGGCTCCGGGCGGCAAAGCTACCCATTTGGCCCAGCTGATGTTAAACAAAGGTGAAGTTGTGGCCTGTGACATTCACCCGCACAAACTGGGATTGATTGAGGAAAACTGCCACCGGCTGGGCACGTCCATTGTGCGGACGGTGCATATGGACGCTACTGCCCTGCCGGTAGAGTGGCGGGGTAAATTTCAGCGGGTGCTGGTGGACGCGCCCTGCTCGGGGCTGGGAGTGTTGGGACGGCGTCCGGATGCCCGCTGGCGCAAACAGCCGGGGCAAATTCAGGAGCTGGCGGCGCTGCAGTCCCGCATTCTGTCTTCTGCCGCCCAGTGCGTGCAGCCGGGAGGGGTGCTGGTCTACAGCACCTGCACCTTGAGCCGGGAGGAAAACCAGGCCCAGGTGACAGGCTTTTTGGTCCGCAATCCCGCTTTTCACCGGATTGACCTGTCAACAGAGCTGCACTTCCTGCCGCGGTATGTGTTTACTGCGGTGGGGGAAATTGTGCTTTTGCCCCACTTATTTCAGACCGATGGCTTTTTTATTGCGGCACTGCGCAGAAATGAGGTCGACTAGACGTTGCACAGCGGCAAAATGATGCTGTTGGATTTTCAGCCGGAACAACTGGTGGATTTAATGCAGAGCATGGGCCAGCCGGTTTACCGGGCCAGACAGCTGGCCACATGGCTTTTTCAAAAAATGGCCGCCAGTTTTGAGGAAATGCTGGACCTGCCATTGTCCCTGCGGCGCTCTTTGCAGGAAGTGGCCGCGGTGGGGCAGCCGGTGGTGGTCTGCCGGCAGGTTTCAGCCGGCAATGAGGCGGAAAAATATTTGCTGCAGTACCCCGACGGGCAGCGGGTGGAGTGTGTGCTGATGACCTACCGCCACGGCCGCTCGCTTTGTGTTTCCACCCAGGCCGGTTGCCGGATGGGCTGCCGGTTGTGCGCTTCCACCATTGGCGGGTTGGCCAGAAATCTGACGGCCGGAGAAATCTTCGGACAACTGGCGGCCGTGAGCAGGAAAAAGAAAGAACGGATCACCCATCTGGTACTGATGGGCAGCGGAGAGCCCCTGGACAACCTGGCCCAGGTGGAGAGGTTTTTGCTCCTGGTGACATCGGCGCAGGGTCCGCAGATCAGCTGGCGCCGGATCACGGTCTCCACCTGTGGGCTGGTACCGGGGATTTTGGCCCTGGCTAGGCGGGGCTGGCCGCTGACCCTGGCTGTTTCGCTGCACGCGCCTGATGACCAATTGCGCAATCAATTGATGCCTGTGAATAAAAAATACCCTTTGTCAGAGCTCATGCAGGCCTGCCAGGAGTATGTGCGCTGCACCGGCCGGCGCATTACTTTTGAATACACCCTGCTGGCCGGTGTGAATGATACCCCCGCCCATGCGGCGGCTCTGGTACGCTTGCTGAAAGGGCTGCTCTGTCATGTTAATTTGATTCCCTACAATGAGGTGCCGGAAAGGCCCTTTAGGCGCAGCCGGAGAATGGAAGAATTTCGCCATTGCTTGCTTCAGGGCGGTGTGAAGGCCACGGTGAGGCGCTCGCTGGGTGGAGATATTGATGCTGCCTGCGGACAATTGCGCCGCCGCAGCCCTCAGGTGTGAGGTGAGGGAGATGGGTTTTTGGACCGGTTTGGAGAGCAGCCTGGAGAAGTACATAGAAGGTTTTTTCCGCCAGCGCTTTAGAGGTCGGGTGCAGCCGATGGAAATCGCCCGCTGTTTGACCAGGGAAATGCGCAACAATAAACGGATTAGCGTATCCAGTGTATATGCGCCCAACTTGTACAAAGTATATCTGCCGGCTGAGGACTGGCAGGCCATTAGCGGTATTGCTTTCGCTCTGGAAAAGGAGTTGGCCGCCTACCTGGAAGAAAAGGCCGGGGAAAAAGGTTTTGCCATGGTGGCACCGGTCAAGGTGGTTTTGGCGCAGGAAGATTTACCGGCCGGGCAGGTCAGGGTGGAAACAGCCTTCAGTCAGGAGGAGTCTGTGCCTCAGGCAGCCGGGGAACCGGATTGGGACGACACAAAGGATTACCGGTTTACCGATACGGCGCCGCTGGCGACTGTGCAGCGGCCGGAATTTTTGCTGGCCGTTATCTCGGGCGACGCAGCCGGTGAAACTTTGCCCCTTTATCCGCCGCGAGTGGTTTTGGGGCGGCGGGCAGGTTGTGATATTGTTTTGAAAGATCCAGGAGTTTCCAGGCGTCACGCTGTCCTGGAGTGGCGGGGTGACCGGTGGGTATTGCTGGACGCCGGCAGTACCAATGGTACACTGGTAAATGGCAAGCCGGCTGTGGAAGTGGCTTTGCGTCCGGGTGATATAATTAATGTGGGTCACACCGCGCTAGAGTTGCGCCGGTCGGAGGATAGGGGTAGATAGGATGTTGCTGGGCTTGCTGATTAATTTGCTGCGGCTTACGCTGGTGGGCTTGCTGTATTTTTTTATTTTCAGGCTGGTTGTTGCCATGTGGCAGCAGTCAGGGGAAAAATGAGGTGGATTTATGATCTGCACCTGGGGACAGGCAACACATACAGGTTTGGTGCGCGGACACAATGAGGATGCCCTGCTGGTGGACCCGGAATTGTACCTGTTTGCCGTAGCCGACGGCATGGGTGGCCACCAGGCCGGTGAGGTGGCCAGCCGGCTGGCTGTTGATGTGCTCTCCGCGGTGATGAAAGAGAAAAAAAATGTCTTGTTGCCCGAGAGACTGTTGCTGGCAGCAGAAATGGCCAACCGGGAGATTTACGCTCTGGGGCGGACCAACCCGCATTTGTCCGGAATGGGAACCACCTTGACCGCCGCCTGCCTGTATTATCCCCGGCTTTATTACGTGCATATTGGTGACAGCCGGCTCTATTTGTGGCGCCGGGGAGCGCTGCAGCAGCTCAGCCGGGATCACACGCTGGTGCAGGAGATGGTGGAGCAGGCGCTTCTTACTCCGCAGCAGGCCGAGAATCACCCGCGGCGCAATGTGCTATTGCGGGCTCTGGGTGCCGGCGCGGTGGTGCAATTGGATTGCGGTGTGCAGGACGTGGGGCGGGGGGATCGTTTGCTGATCTGCTCGGACGGACTGTCCGGCGAGCTGGGGCAGCAGAGTCTGAGTGATGTGCTGGCCAGCGTTACCGATCCCCAGCGGGCGGCCGACTGTCTGCTGGAGCGTGCTCTGGCCGCGGGTGGCAGCGACAACATTTCATTGATTGTGGTGGATGTTTATGGCCATAGTTAAAAACCGGCGCTGGCAGGAGCAGGTGCTGCTTATGTGGGCGGGGCTGTTTTTGCTGACGGGAGGGCTGATCCTGTTTTTATTGCACAGGTCGGACGGTCCGCAAATTTTTCTTGGTGGAGCGCTGGCCTGGGTGGGATTTCTGGCCCTCAGCGTTATATTCAGCCTGACGGGTATGCGCTTTAACCAGTGTCTGCTGCCGGTTACGGCCATGCTCTGTTTTTGCAGCCTGGTGTTCTTATACCGCCTGCAACCCGCCTATGCTTTCCGGCAACTGGTATGGCTGTTTGCGGGCCTGGCGGCTCTGCTGGTGACGGTGGCCATGCGTCGCTACTACCGCCAGATGGCCGATTATATGTATGTAATTGCTTTGCTGGGTACAGTATTTTTATTGTTGCCCATTTTTTTCGGTATTGAACAGGGGGGTAATAAAAGCTGGCTGGATTTTAGGTATTTCCAGGTGCAACCTTCCGAGTTCGTGAAAATATTGCTGGTTGTGTTTCTGGCTGCTTTTCTGTCGGAAAACCGTCTGGCGGAGGCGCGCGGCAGGGAGCGCTGGATTACCCGGGTGGGGATGGCCGACCTGCGGGACCTGGCCCCCCTGCTGGCCATGTGGGCTGTGTCCTTGTTGCTGTTGATCTTTCAAAAAGATCTGGGCACAGCGCTGATTTATTATGTGACCTTTCTTTCCATGGTTTATGTGGCCACGTCGCGTATTTTATATGTTTTGAGCGGGATTTTGCTGTTTCTGGCGGGAGGAGTAGTCAGCTATTATTTGTTTGGTCATGTGCAACAGCGGGTGGAGATCTGGCTTTTGGATCTGGACGGTCTGGCAAATATAAGCGATGCTCTCTATCAAAAGGCTTATCAGGTGCTGCAGGGGCTGTATGCCATGGCGGCCGGCGGAGTAACCGGTGTGGGCCTGGGTGCCGGTCAGCCGGGTTATATTCCCTTTGTTCATACTGATTTCATTTTTGCTGCTATAGTTGAAGAAATGGGCCTGGCCGGCGGGCTGGGCATATTAACCCTTTATTTATGTTATATTTATACCGGTTTGACCATTGCTTTAAAAGCCCGCGACAGTTATTCCTCCCTGCTGGCGGCCGGTCTTACCGCTTTAATGGGTTGGCAGTGCCTGATTATTATCGGGGGAGTGAGCAAAGTGTTGCCGCTTACAGGTGTCACCCTGCCTTTTATGAGCTACGGGGGTAGCTCACTGGTGGCCAATTTTATTATCACCGGCCTGCTGTTGAACATATCCCACGAGGCTGTTGAAGGATGAAAAAGAATATCGCTGTCCTGGGCAAGTTTTTGTTGCTGCTCTTTAGCGGCTTGATGCTTTACCTGGGGTATATCAGTTTGTACAGAGGCCCGCAGTTGCAGGTGGACAGGCATAATCCCCGCCTGGTTACCGCTGAAAAGCAAGTTTGGCGGGGTACTATATTTGATCGCCACGGCCGGGTGATGGCTGAGGACCGGGCAGCGGGCGGGATAAAAATACGGGTTTATCCGGCGGGTGAGGTCACGGCACACCCCCTGGGCTACGTCAGCTCCCGCTATGGACGGGCCGGATTGGAGGCGGCCTGGGACAGGTATTTATTGGCTTTAGACGACCAGGGCCGGTGGTATAATAAAATAGCCGCTTTCCTGGGTCACCCGCAGCGGGGTTATAATGTGTATTCAACCATCGACCTGGAGTTGCAGCAAAAAGCCCGGCGACTATTGGGGAACAGAAAGGGTGCTGTGGTGGCCATTGACCCCCGCAGCGGGAGAATACTGGCCATGGTTTCCAACCCCTCCTTTAATCCGGGTCATCTGGAAAGGTATTTTGCGGCCAGTGTAAGTGGCGCAAACCAGGCTCAGCTGGTGAACAGAGCTTTATTCGGTCTATACCCGCCGGGATCAACGTTCAAAATTGTTACAGCGGCCGCTGCATTGCAAAAGAAGCCGCAGCTTTCGGGGGAAGAGTTTATCTGCCGGGGCAGTTTTAATGCGGGAGGATATCTGCTGAAAGAGCAAAAAAGCCACGGTCATCTGGATTTTGCCGGAGCGATGGCGGTTTCCTGTAATGTGGTCTTTGCTCAGCTGGGTATGCAAGCCGGTTATGAAGACTTGAGGCGCATGGCTGTGGCTCTGGGGTGGCAGGAATATGATTATAAAACGCCTCTGCAGGAAAAGATTGTGCAATTTCCCGACCTGAGCTATTTGCCGGGTGTTTTACCGGGTGAAGTGGACGATGCAGAACTGGCGGCCAGCGCCATCGGACAGGGCCGCGTGCTGGCCAGCCCGCTGCAGATGGCTATGCTGGCCGGGGTTGTGGCCGCCCGGGGCAGGCTTTATCAGCCGCATTTTTTGGCTGCCGTGACCGACCAGAAAGGGAAAATTATTGTACATGAAGAAATAAAAGAGCTGGGCAGGCCATTTCCTGAAGAGGTTGCCGTCCGGATTGCGCAGGCCATGCAACAGGTGGTTCAGACAGGTACCGGAAAAAAGGCGCGGGTGGCCGGTGTGGAAATAGCCGGTAAAACCGGGACGGCGGAAAATGGACAGGGCCCGCCCCATGCCTGGTTTGTTGGTTTTGCGCCGGCACGCAGGCCGCAAATAGCCCTGGCCGTGCTGGTGGAAAACGGTGGCGGGGGAGGAGAGGTAGCAGCACCTGTAGCAGCACAATTATTCGCCAGTTTTCTGGCCAATGGGGGTGAAGGCAATTGATCGGGCTGCTACTTGGCAATAGATATGAGATTCTGGAGCAACTGGGCGGGGGCGGCATGGCTGTTGTGTACAAGGGGAAAGACACTCTGCTGGACCGTCTGGTAACAATTAAGGTTTTGCGTCCGGCCTATGCCACGGACGAACAGTTTTTGGCCCGTTTCCGGCGGGAAGCCCAGGCTGTAGCCAGATTATCCCACCCCAATATAGTATCAATATACGATGTGGGTTGTGACGGCGATTATCATTATCTGGTGATGGAATATGTGGATGGTGAAGACCTGAAAAGCATCTTGCGCCGTCAGGGCCGGATGGCACCGCCGGGTGCTGCGAAAATCGTGGCCGATGTAGCGCAGGCTTTGCAGCATGCGCATGAAAATAATATTGTCCACCGCGATATCAAACCACACAATATTTTGATTACCCGTCAGGGCAGGGCCAAGTTGACCGATTTCGGTATAGCACGGGAAACCGACAGCGGCGTTACGGTTACTCACACTGAGTCCATTCTGGGCTCTGTGCACTACCTTTCTCCCGAACAGGCGGAAGGCAGGCTGGCCGGCCCGGCATCTGATATATATTCGCTGGGAGTAGTGCTTTATGAGTTATTAACCGGGAAAGTACCCTTTACGGGCGAATCCCCCATTGCTGTGGCCATTAAGCATATCAACACCCCGCCACCACCCCTGGAAGTGCCGGGAGAACAGGTGTCCGGCATTTTGCAAAGGATTGTGGGCAAATGTTTGCAAAAAGATCCGGCCATGCGTTATCAAAATGCCGGTGAATTACTGGCGGATCTGAACAGTTTCCTGGCTTCTCCGTCCGCTTTGGAACAGGAGCTGGCTTTAGAGGAGGCGACCGTGGTTTTGCCCCGCGTTACGCAAACCGGACGGCGGCGCGTCAGGCGCCGCAATCTGTGGCTGGCTGTGTTCTTGACCACATTGCTGCTGGGGGTTGGTTTGTGGTGGGGCTACCAGCGCCTTTTCCTGGTCCCTGAAGTGATCATGCCCCGGGTGGTGGGCCTAAACCTGGCCCAGGCCAGGGCCCAACTTGCCGGTAAAGGGCTCAGGACTGAGGTGCGGGAACAGTTCAGCAATACTGTGGAGCAGGGATATGTTATGGAACAGGATGTGGAGCCGGGGACGCCGGTGAAAAAGAACCGGGTGGTGTTGCTCACGGTCAGCCGGGGACCGGAAAACATCAAAGTGCCCGATCTCTACCGCCAGAACTTGCAGGAAGCCAGGATCTCGCTGGCGGAAGCGGGTCTGGAACTGGGTGAAACGCGTTACGCTTACGATAACCTGGTGGAAGAGGGCAGAATTATTGGGCAGGAGCCACGGGCGGGTACTACAGCTGTCAAAGGAGACAAGGTTGTTGTTTATTTGTCCAAAGGTCCGGAAAGAGCTGCGGTAACTCTGCCCGACCTGCGCGGCATGTTTCTGGAGCAGGCCAAAAGTACGCTGGCCGCGGCAGGTTTGAATGTGGCCGAGGTGAGGCAGGAGGAAAGCAGCGATTACCTGTCAGGTCAGGTGGTCAGTCATGATCCGCCGGCTGGCAGCAAATTATCCGCCGGGGACAGTGTGCGCTTGGTAGTCAGTCTGGGTCCCGGGCCTGCTCCCCAGGAGGCCTTGATTACCGTCAACCACATTCCCAATGACGGACAACTGCACGAGGTGCGCATTGTGGTTGATGACCTGCGGGGTACCACCAATGCTTATGTGGATACCGTATCCGGGGGGCAAAAGCTGGAAAAAGCCGTAAAGTACTGGGGGAAGGCCACCATTAAGGTTTATGTAGATGGTAAACAAGTAGCGCAGCAACCTTTACCGTAGAGTTTGGGAGACTTCTTAAAAGAGGTTTCTGTCAGTAGGAGGTTGGTATTCTGGTACAGGGAACTGTGCTCAAAGCGACAGCTGGGTTTTATTATGTGCATGACGGCGAGAAAGTATGGGAATGTTCACTGCGGGGCAAGTTTCGCCTTACCAAAACAACTGTGCTGGTTGGGGACAGGGTTGTCCTGCAGCCCCGCCCCGAAGGTACCGGGCTGATCGTTGATGTTTTGCCGCGCAATAACAGCCTCATCCGCCCCCCGGTAGCCAATGTGGACCTGGCGGTGATTGTCATGGCCTGTCGCAACCCGGATCCTTCGCTGCTCTTGCTGGACCGGATATTGATCCAGGTAGCAGTGGCCGGGGTAGAGCCGTTAATTTGCTTTAACAAATCCGATCTGATGGAGCCAGGTGGTTTTGCACCGGCCCGCATCTATCGGGAGGCTGGTTACCGGGTTTTTTTTACCAGCGCGATAAAAATGCATGGTATCGAAGAATTGGCAGCGGCTCTCAGCGGACATATTGCTGTGCTGGCCGGCCCATCCGGGGCCGGTAAAAGCTCGCTTCTTAACTCTCTGGCCCCTGGACTCAAGCTTAAGGTGGGGGAAGTGAGCAGCAGGTTGCAGCGGGGCCGGCATACCACCCGGCATGTGGAGTTGCTCGGCTTGCCTGCCGGGGGCTGGGTGGCTGATACCCCAGGTTTCTCGGCCCTAATGCTGCCTGCGCTCAAAAAAAGTGAACTGGCGTCGTTTTTTCCTGAACTGAATCGTCACAGTGAGTACTGTCGTTTTCGCGGTTGCCTGCATGTGCAGGAACCGGACTGTTCCGTCAGACAGGCAGTACAGGCTGGAGAAGTATCCGAATTAAGGTACAGGCATTATTTGCAATTTTTGCAGGAGATTACTGAACAGGAGAGAAAATATTGATGCATGCCATAGCACCATCTATTCTGTCGGCCAATTTTGCCGCCCTGGCTCAGGACGTCGGGCTGGTGGAAAAAGCGGGTGCAGAATACCTGCATATTGATGTGATGGATGGGCATTTTGTGCCCAATATCACTATTGGTCCGGCGGTTGTGGCCGCTTTGCGCCCGCACAGCAAAATGATTTTTGACGTGCATTTAATGATTGAGAATCCGGAAAAATATATTCAGGATTTTGCCCGGGCCGGGGCGGACCTGATAACGGTACATGCCGAGGCGACAGTACACCTGCATT
Encoded here:
- a CDS encoding peptidoglycan D,D-transpeptidase FtsI family protein, yielding MKKNIAVLGKFLLLLFSGLMLYLGYISLYRGPQLQVDRHNPRLVTAEKQVWRGTIFDRHGRVMAEDRAAGGIKIRVYPAGEVTAHPLGYVSSRYGRAGLEAAWDRYLLALDDQGRWYNKIAAFLGHPQRGYNVYSTIDLELQQKARRLLGNRKGAVVAIDPRSGRILAMVSNPSFNPGHLERYFAASVSGANQAQLVNRALFGLYPPGSTFKIVTAAAALQKKPQLSGEEFICRGSFNAGGYLLKEQKSHGHLDFAGAMAVSCNVVFAQLGMQAGYEDLRRMAVALGWQEYDYKTPLQEKIVQFPDLSYLPGVLPGEVDDAELAASAIGQGRVLASPLQMAMLAGVVAARGRLYQPHFLAAVTDQKGKIIVHEEIKELGRPFPEEVAVRIAQAMQQVVQTGTGKKARVAGVEIAGKTGTAENGQGPPHAWFVGFAPARRPQIALAVLVENGGGGGEVAAPVAAQLFASFLANGGEGN
- a CDS encoding protein kinase domain-containing protein; protein product: MIGLLLGNRYEILEQLGGGGMAVVYKGKDTLLDRLVTIKVLRPAYATDEQFLARFRREAQAVARLSHPNIVSIYDVGCDGDYHYLVMEYVDGEDLKSILRRQGRMAPPGAAKIVADVAQALQHAHENNIVHRDIKPHNILITRQGRAKLTDFGIARETDSGVTVTHTESILGSVHYLSPEQAEGRLAGPASDIYSLGVVLYELLTGKVPFTGESPIAVAIKHINTPPPPLEVPGEQVSGILQRIVGKCLQKDPAMRYQNAGELLADLNSFLASPSALEQELALEEATVVLPRVTQTGRRRVRRRNLWLAVFLTTLLLGVGLWWGYQRLFLVPEVIMPRVVGLNLAQARAQLAGKGLRTEVREQFSNTVEQGYVMEQDVEPGTPVKKNRVVLLTVSRGPENIKVPDLYRQNLQEARISLAEAGLELGETRYAYDNLVEEGRIIGQEPRAGTTAVKGDKVVVYLSKGPERAAVTLPDLRGMFLEQAKSTLAAAGLNVAEVRQEESSDYLSGQVVSHDPPAGSKLSAGDSVRLVVSLGPGPAPQEALITVNHIPNDGQLHEVRIVVDDLRGTTNAYVDTVSGGQKLEKAVKYWGKATIKVYVDGKQVAQQPLP
- the rlmN gene encoding 23S rRNA (adenine(2503)-C(2))-methyltransferase RlmN — its product is MHSGKMMLLDFQPEQLVDLMQSMGQPVYRARQLATWLFQKMAASFEEMLDLPLSLRRSLQEVAAVGQPVVVCRQVSAGNEAEKYLLQYPDGQRVECVLMTYRHGRSLCVSTQAGCRMGCRLCASTIGGLARNLTAGEIFGQLAAVSRKKKERITHLVLMGSGEPLDNLAQVERFLLLVTSAQGPQISWRRITVSTCGLVPGILALARRGWPLTLAVSLHAPDDQLRNQLMPVNKKYPLSELMQACQEYVRCTGRRITFEYTLLAGVNDTPAHAAALVRLLKGLLCHVNLIPYNEVPERPFRRSRRMEEFRHCLLQGGVKATVRRSLGGDIDAACGQLRRRSPQV
- the rsgA gene encoding ribosome small subunit-dependent GTPase A, producing the protein MLKATAGFYYVHDGEKVWECSLRGKFRLTKTTVLVGDRVVLQPRPEGTGLIVDVLPRNNSLIRPPVANVDLAVIVMACRNPDPSLLLLDRILIQVAVAGVEPLICFNKSDLMEPGGFAPARIYREAGYRVFFTSAIKMHGIEELAAALSGHIAVLAGPSGAGKSSLLNSLAPGLKLKVGEVSSRLQRGRHTTRHVELLGLPAGGWVADTPGFSALMLPALKKSELASFFPELNRHSEYCRFRGCLHVQEPDCSVRQAVQAGEVSELRYRHYLQFLQEITEQERKY
- a CDS encoding Stp1/IreP family PP2C-type Ser/Thr phosphatase → MICTWGQATHTGLVRGHNEDALLVDPELYLFAVADGMGGHQAGEVASRLAVDVLSAVMKEKKNVLLPERLLLAAEMANREIYALGRTNPHLSGMGTTLTAACLYYPRLYYVHIGDSRLYLWRRGALQQLSRDHTLVQEMVEQALLTPQQAENHPRRNVLLRALGAGAVVQLDCGVQDVGRGDRLLICSDGLSGELGQQSLSDVLASVTDPQRAADCLLERALAAGGSDNISLIVVDVYGHS
- a CDS encoding FtsW/RodA/SpoVE family cell cycle protein; translation: MAIVKNRRWQEQVLLMWAGLFLLTGGLILFLLHRSDGPQIFLGGALAWVGFLALSVIFSLTGMRFNQCLLPVTAMLCFCSLVFLYRLQPAYAFRQLVWLFAGLAALLVTVAMRRYYRQMADYMYVIALLGTVFLLLPIFFGIEQGGNKSWLDFRYFQVQPSEFVKILLVVFLAAFLSENRLAEARGRERWITRVGMADLRDLAPLLAMWAVSLLLLIFQKDLGTALIYYVTFLSMVYVATSRILYVLSGILLFLAGGVVSYYLFGHVQQRVEIWLLDLDGLANISDALYQKAYQVLQGLYAMAAGGVTGVGLGAGQPGYIPFVHTDFIFAAIVEEMGLAGGLGILTLYLCYIYTGLTIALKARDSYSSLLAAGLTALMGWQCLIIIGGVSKVLPLTGVTLPFMSYGGSSLVANFIITGLLLNISHEAVEG
- a CDS encoding FhaA domain-containing protein, which encodes MGFWTGLESSLEKYIEGFFRQRFRGRVQPMEIARCLTREMRNNKRISVSSVYAPNLYKVYLPAEDWQAISGIAFALEKELAAYLEEKAGEKGFAMVAPVKVVLAQEDLPAGQVRVETAFSQEESVPQAAGEPDWDDTKDYRFTDTAPLATVQRPEFLLAVISGDAAGETLPLYPPRVVLGRRAGCDIVLKDPGVSRRHAVLEWRGDRWVLLDAGSTNGTLVNGKPAVEVALRPGDIINVGHTALELRRSEDRGR